GCCTCGGTGCCGTTTCATTTCTGGGCCCCGGACGCCTACGAGGGCGCGCCCGCTCCGGTTTCGGCGTTCCTCTCGTCGGCCTCGAAGGCGGCCGGCTTCGTCCTCGCGTTCCGGATCCTGCTCGTCGGGTTCCCGATCGAGACGGTCGTCGGATCGATCGACTGGGTGTTGTTGTTTCAGGTGCTTGCGGTGTTGACGATGACCGTCGGGAACTTCGCGGCGGCGACCCAAGAGCGTGTCAAGCGGATGCTCGCGTACTCCTCGGTCGGGCACGCCGGCTACGTGTTGATCGGATTGGCCGCGCTGACCGGCGTCGGCGGCGCGAGCGCGGGATCGACGGTTCTCGGGGCGAGTATGCTTCACCTCGTCGTCTACGGATTTATGAACACCGGCGCGTTCCTCTTCGTTGCGCTGGCCGAATACTGGGGGATCGGCCGGACGTTCGAGGACTACAACGGCCTCGCCCGGCAGGCGCCGCTGGCCTGCGTGGCGATGACCGTGTTCATGTTCTCGCTGGCCGGCCTGCCCGTCGGCGGCGGCTTCGTCTCGAAGTACTACCTCTTCGCGGGGGCCGTCGGGGCCGGCGTGCCGTGGCTCGCCGCCGTCGGCGCGATAAACAGCGCGCTCAGCCTCTATTATTACAGCCGCGTCGTCAAGTCGTTGTGGATCGAAGAGCCGGTTTCGGAGCGCTCTATCGATCGGTACCCGACCGCGTTGTACGTCGCGGTGCTCACAGCGGCGGTCGCGACCGTTTTCCTGTTGCCCGGTCTGGCCGTCTTCGACGGTGCGGCCTTCGACGCGGCGGCGGCGCTGTTTTGAGGCCCGGGCGACGCTCCAGCACGTTTTAGACCGTTCGGGCCGGATCGACGGTATGGATCGGCTGGTGTTGGGCTACGACGCGGTCGGGACGTCGTTCGTCGAGCGGTTGGCCCGCCGTCCGGGGTCACTTGTCGTGCTCGTCGACGACGACGATCGGGCCGAATCCCTCCGGGAGGCCGGTATCGACGCCCGCCGGGTCGATACCGGCGACGTCGACGACGTCCGGACCGTTGCCGGCGACGTCGACTCGGTCGTCGTCGCCCCCGCTGCCGACGCGGTCGGGCGGGTCGTCCGGACGGCGCGAGCGGCGTACCCCGACGCGTTTCTCATGGTCTGTCTCGCCGACGGAGCCGACAGGGCGGCCGCCGCTGCGGCCGACCGGGTGCTCGACGTTTCACGCGGCGCCGGGGGCGGCTTTCTCGAGTGTGCCGGGGGCGACGCGTTGCGCACCCGGGAGTTTCGAACAGCTCTGCGGGGCGTCGACGGGCGGCTTGCCGTCCTCGCCCACGACAACCCCGACCCGGACGCCATCGCCTCCGCCGTGGGGCTTCGCCGTCTCGCTTCGGCGTTCGACGTCGAGGCGGAAGCGTGTTACTACGGCGATATCGGCCATCAGGAAAACCGCGCCCTCGTGAACCTCTTCGGGTTCGACCTCCGGAACCTCGAGGACGGCGCGGACCTCTCGTCGTTCGACGCCGTCGCCCTGGTCGATCACTCCCGACCGGGGGTCAACGACGGGCTACCGCCGGAGACCTCGATCGACATCGTCGTCGATCACCACCCGCCGAGGACGCCGGTTCGGGCCGGATTCGTCGACCTCCGGAGCGACGTCGGCGCGACGTGTACGATCCTCACGGAGTACTTCGATCGCTTCGGCATCGAGCCGACCGAGTCGATCGCGAGTGGACTGTTATACGGCATCCGGACGGACACCCGGGACTTCTCTCGGGGCGTCTCCGCCGTCGATTTCGAGGCCGCCGCCGGGCTCGTCGAGGCGGCCGACTCGGATCGGCTCAGGCAGGTCGAATCGCCGAGCGTCTCGGTGGATACCCTGGAGACGGTCGGCACCGCCATCTCCGCCCGAGAGGTGACCGGAGACGTTCTGACGAGCTGTGTGGGTCCGATCGCCGACCGGGACACGCTCGCGCAGGCCGCCGACAGGCTCCTCAGCATGGACGGCATCACGACTACGCTCGTCTTCGGATACACCGACGGAACGGTGTTCGTCTCCGCACGCTCTAGGGGGATCGAACGCGATCTGGGAGAGATCCTCCGGGAGGCGTTCGCCCAGATCGGCGATGCCGGCGGACACGCCGACATGGCCGGGGCACAGATCCCGGTCGGTATTCTCACCGAGGGGGCGACCGATACGGACTGTCGAGAGGTGATCGACGACGTGATCACCGACCGGTTCTTCGAGGCGCTCGGGGTGACGCCCGACTACGGCCCCTTCATCTA
The genomic region above belongs to Natronomonas moolapensis 8.8.11 and contains:
- a CDS encoding NADH-quinone oxidoreductase subunit N codes for the protein MIGGVALAPAGAFVLAALALFVLDAFSPGRTNGGLLAGVSAFGAFGALAASGVLLLSGAADGVELFGGQLVVDGMSLLFTFIFGSVTALVSIASLDYVRELPHRAEYYMLVMLAATGMSLMASANSLAVAFVALELASLPSYALVAYLKDNRGSVEGALKYFLIGALSSAIFVYGISLVYASTGSLLLSDVAGAVGGAAAGYTGVLGVGVLMIVGGLAFKTASVPFHFWAPDAYEGAPAPVSAFLSSASKAAGFVLAFRILLVGFPIETVVGSIDWVLLFQVLAVLTMTVGNFAAATQERVKRMLAYSSVGHAGYVLIGLAALTGVGGASAGSTVLGASMLHLVVYGFMNTGAFLFVALAEYWGIGRTFEDYNGLARQAPLACVAMTVFMFSLAGLPVGGGFVSKYYLFAGAVGAGVPWLAAVGAINSALSLYYYSRVVKSLWIEEPVSERSIDRYPTALYVAVLTAAVATVFLLPGLAVFDGAAFDAAAALF
- a CDS encoding DHH family phosphoesterase, translating into MDRLVLGYDAVGTSFVERLARRPGSLVVLVDDDDRAESLREAGIDARRVDTGDVDDVRTVAGDVDSVVVAPAADAVGRVVRTARAAYPDAFLMVCLADGADRAAAAAADRVLDVSRGAGGGFLECAGGDALRTREFRTALRGVDGRLAVLAHDNPDPDAIASAVGLRRLASAFDVEAEACYYGDIGHQENRALVNLFGFDLRNLEDGADLSSFDAVALVDHSRPGVNDGLPPETSIDIVVDHHPPRTPVRAGFVDLRSDVGATCTILTEYFDRFGIEPTESIASGLLYGIRTDTRDFSRGVSAVDFEAAAGLVEAADSDRLRQVESPSVSVDTLETVGTAISAREVTGDVLTSCVGPIADRDTLAQAADRLLSMDGITTTLVFGYTDGTVFVSARSRGIERDLGEILREAFAQIGDAGGHADMAGAQIPVGILTEGATDTDCREVIDDVITDRFFEALGVTPDYGPFIYADGAHGFPD